TTCTGGGCGTGGACCTGGAGGTGGCCGCCGGCGAGACGGTGGTGGTCGTCGGGGCGTCGGGCACCGGCAAGAGCACGCTGTTGCACATCCTGGGGGCGCTGGACCGGCCCACGAGCGGCCGCGTCCGAATCGGCGACCGCTGGCTCGACGACCTCTCGGTGCGCGAGCTGGCGCTGGTGCGCAACCGCGAGGTGGGCTTCGTGTTCCAGATGCACCACCTGCTCCTGGAGTTCAGCGCGCTGGAGAACGTGATGCTGCCGCTCATGGCCCGCGGGGAGAGCCCGGCCGAGTCCCGACGCCGCGCCGAGGAGATTCTCGCCCGGGTGGGACTCTCCGACCGCCTACTCCACTCCCCGGTCAAGCTCTCCGGCGGCGAGCAGCAGCGGGTGGCCATCGCGCGGGCCCTGGTGGGCGGCCCGGCGCTGGTGTTCATGGACGAGCCCACCGGCAACCTGGACCCGGACACCGCCGAGCGCGTTCTGAACCACGTCTTCGCGCTCGCCGGGGCGGACGGCACGAGCTTCATTATCGTCACCCACGACGGGCGTCTGGCGGCGCGCGCCGACCGAGCCCTTACCCTCTCCGGCGGAAAGCTTATCCCCATGGAGGCGAGATGAACTGCGATCGCTGCGGATCGGACGAGGCGGTGGTGCGCTTCATCCCGGCCTGGGGCCAGGACATGGCCCTGTGCGACCCTTGCCTGGAGGTGGTCCGTTCCGAGGCGGAGTGGGAGATGTGGCTCCCCTCGCCCTCGGCCGATTTCCTCTACGGCCTGGGCGTCCCCTCGCCCCTGATCCGCATCGCCCAGCGCGGCGAGGGCCCGATCTGCCCCGAATGCGGCACGAGCTGGTCCGACTTCGCCCAGGCCGAGCGGTTGGGGTGCCCGACGTGCTACGAAGTTTTCGACGACCACCTCCGGCTCTTCTACCGGTTCCACGAGTGATGGTCACCCTCGCCCCCAGCCTGGAGCTTCTCCTGCGCCCCCCGCGCTGGATCGCGGCGAACGCCAACCCCGTGTGGCTGGCCACGCGCGTCACCGTCATCCGCAACCTCGCCGGCCTGCCCTTCATTCCCGAGGGGACGGACCGCCACCGGCTGCTGGAGCAGCTCGAGGTGCTGACCGACGTCCTGGGTTCCAGTGTCCGTCGGGCGGTCTTCGACGACCACGGCGGAACCGGTTGGTGGGCCGAGCGGGCCCTCTGGCCGCCCATT
The sequence above is a segment of the bacterium genome. Coding sequences within it:
- a CDS encoding ABC transporter ATP-binding protein yields the protein MNEALLEARGVERFFQDGERRLEVLLGVDLEVAAGETVVVVGASGTGKSTLLHILGALDRPTSGRVRIGDRWLDDLSVRELALVRNREVGFVFQMHHLLLEFSALENVMLPLMARGESPAESRRRAEEILARVGLSDRLLHSPVKLSGGEQQRVAIARALVGGPALVFMDEPTGNLDPDTAERVLNHVFALAGADGTSFIIVTHDGRLAARADRALTLSGGKLIPMEAR